The genomic DNA TGCAATCTTGCTGGGAGCCTTCGTGATTCATGGATTACAACCGGGGCCCCTCTTGTTTGAACAAAATCCGGAAGTCGTTTATACCATCATGGGGACAATGTTATTCGCCAACATATTTATGTTCGCGTTCATGCTCTGTACTCTCAAATGGTTATCGAAACTTGCGGAAGTTCCCCCGGCTTTTCTCGTCCCTGTGATACTCACCTTTTGTGTGGTCGGTTCATATGCCTTAGCAAATCGAATGTTTGATGTCTGGGTTATGCTTGGTTTTGGAATCGTCGGATTCCTGATGGAAAAAGCCAAACTTCCGCTAGCTCCGTTTGTCATCGGATTTGTGCTCGCTCCCATTGGGGAAGAACATCTCTGCGAAGGCCTCATGCAGACAGCAGGCAGTTATTGGCCACTGTTCACTCGTCCGATCTCGTTGTTATTTACAAGTTGTGCCCTCACCCTGCTCTGCTGGTCACTCTGGAAACACAGTCGCAGACGCAATATTGAGAGCCCAGCATCGATAATTCAGAATTCAGAGTCCGCGTAATTTCAGGAAACTCATGGCAAACCGACCGAATATCCTCTGGTACTGCACCGATCAGCAACGCTTCGATACGATTGGCGCACTGGGAAATCCTTATGTGCAGACACCAACGCTCGACAAACTGGTTGAAGCCGGTGTGAGCTTTACACACACATATTGTCAAAGCCCCATTTGCACTCCCTCTCGATCCAGTTTCATGACGGGACTCTATCCCTCTCGCCTGCACAATACCCGCAATGGTAATGAGAGCTTTCCTGGCTTTCCTCCGGTGATCAGCAAATTAATCGCAGAGTCTGGGTACGACTGTGGAATGATCGGTAAGTTCCATTTACAAAGTTCCGGCTATCGCACCGAACCGCGACTGGATGATGGCTTCTCTTACTGGCGGTTCAGCCATGCACCGCGAGATGACTGGAAAGAAGGACATCATTATGCAGAGTGGGTCCGTTCTTTGGGAGGAAATCTCAATGAGTTAAGAAATCGCCCGGAGCGTGTTCCCCCCGAATTTCATCAAACCACATGGGCCAGTGAATGTGCCATCGAATTCCTGAAAAATAAACGGGACGAGAATACTCCCTGGTTTCTGAATATCAGCATCTATGATCCTCACCCCCCGTTCATTCCTCCCAAGGAGTACGCAGACCGCTTCGATCCTTCCGCAATGCCCGGTCCATACTTTCAAGAGAGCGATCTTGCTCAGCAGAAACGATTATCAGCCCTCGACTTTCAGGATGAAATCCGCACTCCCGAAGAGCACGATGCCAGGCAAAAGCAAGCGGATTATTATGCGATGATCGCACAGATTGATGACCAGTTTGCCCGCATCCTGCAATATCTCGATGAGACAGGTCAGAGAGAGAATACTGTGATTATTTTTACGAGCGACCACGGAGAATCGCTCGGGGATCATGGTTTGATGTACAAGGGATGTCGTTTCTATGAAGGATTGGTCAGAGTGCCATTGATCTTTCAATGGGCCGGTCATTATGAGGAAAACATCCAGAGTGATGCCCTCGTCGAACTCCTCGATCTCACAGCAACCCTGCTCGATATTTCAGGCATTGAACAACCTGAATACATGCAAGGCAAGTCTTTAATCCCAATAGTCACCGGGCAGTCAGATGCGCAGCATCATCGGGATTTCGTACGCTCTGAATACTTCGATGCTCTCGACCCCCATTTCACTGGTGGAACCGGCACCTTCGGAACCATGTACCGCAACAGGCGTTACAAACTTTGTGTCTATCACGACAAAGATCTGGGAGAACTGTATGACTTACAGACGGACCCCTGGGAATTCTGCGACCTCTGGAATTCAACAGAACACGAACAGATCAAACATCAATTGATCTACGAGAGTTTCAATGCTCACGTCACACTCACAACCGACATGGGATCGACTCGAATCGCTCCGATGTAGAAAGACACTGAACTATTTCAAAATGGTTTCAGTAAAGATCGGGCGTCAGTCTGCATGTTGCATCGCGATGCGAGTTGCAGGTTTCACACGCCGGTCGGTGAAGTAATACCAGGTGCCAATCAGGCAGAGCAGCGAGAGTGCGATAGCGATCCAGCATAGGATGATGAAGAAATGCAAAAACGTATCCGGGTCCGGATAGAAGTTTCTGCTGATCATGACGATGACATAGCCGAGATATCCGAACGCGTCGGCCAGGTACATCAGATAGCCGAGATTTCCACGTTCGCGAGTCATGGCCAGCAAGCGTTCAAAAACGGTTGTATGCAAAGCGACATACGGCAGGTAAAGTCCAAAGCCGATCATAACCATGAATGGAAACGCAGAAATTTGGCCGGTTTGATGAACCAGTAAGACTCCTGAAATAATCAGAAAACCCAGGCAACAGGTTCCCAGAGAAACAAAAAATGCGAGCCGATTGTTTCGAATAATAACGGCTAATCCATTCACAACGAGAACTCCCATTGCGACAAGAATTTCCGAATTCGTAAAGGTTTCCGCAGCGGCTGGTTCGCCGAGAAGTCGCCACAACTCGGGAGCAAAATCGGCTCGAATACTGCGGAGCACAGTGACCAGAACATAGACAGCGACAAGTAAAGTCAGACCGACGGAGTATCGACGAAACAGATCCCAGCGTTCTTTTCGCGTCATGATGTGACGTTCCGAACGATCCGTTAAATCATCGAAGTTCGGCGGCGGAATTCGTGTCAGCATACCGACGAAAATGCACAAGGGAGCCAGAAAAACCAGCCCTGCCATGAAAGGCATCCAGTCTTCTGTCACACCGGAATTCAGCAACCAGGTTCCAACAGTTTTTGTCACACCATCAGCCAGAATAAAACTGGCACATAACCCCGCCACGAGGGCTTCGGTTAATTGACGGCCTTCCAGAAAACCGAGCACTAAACCAAACACCATCCCCAGCGACAGTCCATTACCAAATAGAAAGATCGCATTCCAAGGGCGCGGGCAAAGTCCGAATAAAGCGAGGGAGAATTCAGCTGCTCCTATCAGCATTAGAATCGCGATCGCTCGTTTTTGAGGAGCCATCTCGGCGATCACTTTAATCCCAATAAACTTCGAGAGCATATATCCAATGACCTGAGTGGCCACGGCAATTGTCTTAAAGCCGATGCCCCAAAGTTCGGTCTCGGCATACCCTGCAGCTGTAAACGGTTTGCGAAAACCATACATGCAAAAGTAAGTTCCGAAAGCCGCAATCACTGACCAGATTGCCCAGAAGGAACGATTGTGATCGGCATGAGTTGAAGAGAGTGTCGAATCACTCATGAGTTATTCTGGTTTCGTGCTTTTCTGAAGGTTGGACAGGAGTGAAGAACGCTTTATGAATTTTGATGAAATCAAAATAAACAAGGGTGGCGGGGGCGCTCCGTTTTAGCGGAAGACCTCGGACGTTCTACGACACGGGGGCTTCTCTTCGAGAGCGCCCCCGCCACCCTGTTTCCTGTTCATTGAATTTAATTCGATGTCATTTCAATGGCAGTTTGAGAAATAACACAAGGTTGTGAATTCTGGATTAACTGCTGATTGATCGATGCAATCAACTCAGGAAGATCGGAGAGTGTTTCAATAACGGCATGTGCTCCCGCATCTAAAAACTGCTCAGCGGTTTGTTGCAGTCTGGTAGTTCGTTCCTCTGCAGAGAGTTGCGAATATTCTTCATGAGACAAACCCGTCATGCTGCTACTGTCACAAACGCCAATCGACCAACAACCGGCATTAAGTCCAGCTTCGATATCAGCAATTGTGTCTCCAACTTTGACCACACAAGTGGCCGGGTAAACGCGGGCCTGATGCATAATTTCATAAATCATCCACGGTGCAGGACGTCCCTGCAAAACATCGTCGGCACAGACGTTTGCTTCGGGAACAAATCCTGCTGCTTCGGCAGTAGTTGCGACTGCTTCAGCGGCTTCTCGGAAATATCCTGTTGTACCACCAATCACAATTCCCTGTGAACGCAGTTGATCGACCGTTTCCGTTAGACCAGGAACAAGCTTCGTCGTTTCTTTGATCGCCTGTAGTTGGAACGGCACGAAATCAGCATACATCTGATCGACATCAGCTTCTGTCCAGCAGTTCCCATGTTGCTCTTCCCAGCGTTTGGCAATGTCAGCTTCACTCAGCATCGACTTGAGATGCTCCCGCTTGTTCAGCCCCATCGGCTTCCTGGCTTCATCATCAGTGACCATCACGCTATGAGCTTCAAACACTTTTCGAAAAGCAGTAGCCGGTGCACGAGAACCAAAGTCGACAGTCGTTCCCGCCCAATCGAAAACAACGAGGCGGACTTGGGATCGTTCAGAATTCATTCGTTATGACTTTCATTTTTAGTTGATGGTTAAATTCATGAAAAGAATTGAAAACCACAGTGACACAGAGGTCACAGAGAATCACATTACATTCTTTTGGGATGCCCCAATCAAAATCGTATCAGACTACACGCACAGATCACTCCGTGCTCTCTGTGACTCTGTGGTCCCCAAAATATGCTAGAAACTGAATTCAGAATTCAGGAATTGCGTGGAGGCAATTTTGTCCTAGTTCCGAAAAATCTCGCCATTCAGAATTTCCAGCAGATTTTCCGGACTGGCGGTTCGGGGATTATTCGACATCCGTTCGAGATTCACACAAGCGGCTAGATGTTTGAGTTCCTCTTCCGTTTCAATTCCCGCTTCCTCGAGAGTGCCAGGAGAGCCGACGCGATTCATAAATTCCCGGATCGCCAGGCAAGCAGATTGAACATCCGCAACTCCCAACAGATCCAGAATTTTTTTCAATTGTTTTTTGACATGAGTGGAGCCGCGAGGATGGAGACAGTCTTTTTCCGTCACGCCCATGTTGAAGGCTAATGCTCCGCTCAGAGTCATCGCAACGGCTGCGCCGTGGGGAATTCCATACTCGGAAGTGATGGCATACGAGATGGCATGTGGGAGTGTCGTTTTGCCAATATTGATCGCCTTCCCCGCCAGATGTGAAGCCCGGCACATTGCCAGTCGAGATTCTGGAGTGGAATCGTGAATTGCCTGCGGCAAGTTTTTGTAAGCCAGTACGACCGCCTCAGTGGCATACCCAATCGATTCCTCAGTTGCCCCCACCGCCCAAATTGATTCCATCGCCTGGCAAAAGGCATCCAGTCCCGTTGTCGAAGTAATTGCGGGAGGTAGAGACCAAGTGAGGAAAGGATCGATCATAGCGATATCGGGAAGTAGAGACGGTTCGGCAACAGAATATTTCTGACCATCGACATACACGACAGCGAAATGTGTCGCTTCGCTGCCGGTGCCGGAAGTGGTCGGAATGGCAACGAGTGCGGGGCCAAGGCCTCTTAACGAGGCAGCACCCGTTGCCAGTTCCCGTGCCGGTTCCTGCTGACAGGAGAACGCGCCGATCATCTTGGCCAGATCGATCGCGGTTCCTCCTCCCAGTGCAATTATCAAATCGTGTTCCTGACGACGGAATTCGGCAATCCCGCGTTCGACATCTTCTATTTTCGGATTGGGCTCAAATTTCGTGAAGCGTGTGACCTGCCGGGTTGCGAAAACAGGATCGAGAATTTCGTCTGCCCCAGACGACCTCCAAGCCATTTCATCCAGAACCAGGAATATGCGGCGAACACTCCGCTTCTTCAGAATAGAATCCAGTTGTCTCAACGCGTTTTCAAACAAGTAAACCTGTTGAGAGTGATTCTTCGAATCAGGCTGGGCAATGAACTCTTCAAATAAGAAACAGTCCAGGCTGGAGTCGTTGCTTTCAGTTGTTGTCTGATTCATTCAGTCTCTCCTCAATTCTGTTTCATCCAGCGTGATATCCCACATCGGTTGTCCATCCATCTGCACCCACTCGGCATGGAGCTGAGCAGGCTCTCTGGTGGAATCGACTTCCAGTCGCAACCAGACATGCGGAATAGCTGCCCCTTTGATCAAATCAGGATGAGGCACATTCAATTTCGGAATGGTCCGATGATGAATGGGCGAAACAATGAATTGGTGAATGGGATATCCGACTTGTGCCTCTGTCTTATATTTCAACAGGCGCGAGCAGTGAATGTCACCACCAATCAGCACAACTCCGGAAATTTTCTGATCTCCGATAAACTCAAATAGAGCCTCTCGTTCATGAGAATACGTGCCCCAGTCGTCTGATTCTGTATTTTCTTTGTCGTCCCAAATCATGCCACATGCGATAATTTTGAATTCTGCATCCGATGAACGTAACGACTCCTTGAGCCATTCCCATTGGATTTTTCCAAGCAGAGTTGGTTTATCAGGTGCAACGGGCGATGGTTCCGTGCGGGAAAACCAGCGAGTATCCAACAGAAAAACCTCAGTTGGTCCATAACGGAATTTTGTGTAGATACCCTGGCTGTCTTGTCCGAACTGGTCATTCGCTCGATACTCAACAAAAGCCTGACGCGTGTTTTCCTTGCCCGGCAGTCGTCCATCGGAATCATTACGACCGAAGTCGTGATCGTCCCACGTTCCCCAGGTAGGAATATGACGAATCAGTTTGGCCAACTCGGGAACCGTAAGAAACTGACGATGTTTCTCGCGAGCAGTCTTCAGGTCGGTCGTATCGATATAAGGAGTATCTCCCAACAGGACTAAACCTTCTGATCCCCGCTCTTCCATTTGAGTCCAGAGTGGAATGGAAGCCATATCGGCACAGGAACCGAATGCCAGACAGATTTTCTTCTTCGAATTGGCATTCGGAGCAGTGACAAAAGTATTGACTTCAGTGCTCTTCGTACCTTTGCCAATGATCGAATACTGATAGTGAGTCTCCGGTTTCAGATCGGTCACAACCCAAGTGATGCAAAGATCCTGAGTTTCACTCGCCTCTGCTTGAAAAGCTCGCTCGTAAGACTCTCCGTCCTCTGTTGAAACCAACAGCTTGTATTGCCCTGGCTGATCCGGCCGAAACCAAATCTTCGCAGAAGTTTCCGACACGTGCCCAACCATCGGCCCAACGCCAGACAAAACTTCCGACTCAGCCGCTCGGAGCGAGTGCGGCAAGAAAGAAGCCGCTGATACCGCCAACATTGAACGCCGATTGAGTTTTTGTGACAACGAACTGACCTCTTAAGCTTGGCACATTGAACTTGCACTTGTTGACCAACGATCAAACTGGACCTGAATCGATTGAACTCTTTTTAGCTTTGCTGATCTTGCACCATTCTTGCTGAAAGTTGACTATAAATCAACTTTGTTTCCATTAAGATTCAGTTAAGATCAACATGCAGATTGACTGTAAGCCTGATGAAAACATCCATTACGTCAAACAGTCCTAACCAAGCGCCTATTCGTCTCCATCCTCTGTAATCTATTGAGGTTTGGAATTGTGCCGTAACTTTTCGATCATTAATTCGAACCATCGCTCTATTCCATCGACTTCCTGAGAAGTCATCCCAGTTGGCCAGGCGAGAATCACATTGCCAGCTTCAACGGTAAAGACATCTTCCCGAACGCGATCGTGATCAGGCGATTCAACGACTCGGTTTAGTGGAGAGCCTGATTTTTGCAATTCATGACTAGCAATTGCATCGGAAGACGAGTTCTTTTCTGCAATACTTTTTGAAGCTGAAGAGGGCGAGGAATGAAGTTGAATTGCTGAGTGACGAGATGCAGAATCTCGAGAAATCTGCGAGTCAGAATTCTTAGAGGTTCGTCTTGTCATCCGTGAAAGAATCGATGACCTTGAGCCGCTCGAAGGGGGATCTTTTCTCTCGCTGGGCAGAACAAGTGAGTCCAGCTTATTTGTCTTTCCGCCGCGATAACTGAAAGTCACACTCGCGGTGCCTTCTTCCAGTATGGGTAGAATCACTTCAAGATCCGCAATCATTTCCTCAGCGGTCTGGTAACGATCATCAGGATTTTTCGAAAGAGCCCGCTCTACAATTCGTGAACAGACGCCTGGAATTTTTGGATGAAGCGACGCTAAATTCGGAGCAGGACGATTCACATGGGCGACAATTATTTCCATCGTCGATCCCGATTCCTCGAATGGACTGACGCCTGCAAGCAGTGTGAAATAAGTGGCACCAAGGGAGTAGAGATCGCTCCTGGCATCCACTTCCTTGCCAACACATTGCTCGGGACTCATAAAATAAGGAGTGCCCAGGATCTGACCATTTTGAGTTAAGCGTGCATCCTCAACTCGCTGGGCTCTGGCAAGTCCAAAGTCTCCCACTTTAACCACTTCATGATCGGCAACGAGCAGATTGGCAGGTTTGATATCCCGATGCGTCAGCCCAATTTCATGAGCAGCTGCCAGCCCTTTCGCTGCATCCAGAACGACCGCAGTCGCCCATTTTGTATCACTGGGAACCCGGTTTTGCAGCCGTTCTGCCACAGAGCCGTTCGGCAAATATTCCATCACAATATACGTCCCGAACTCAGGACGCTGAACAACCTCATACACACTGACAACATTCGGATGATTCAACTGTCCGGCTGATCGAGCTTCGGTCAGGAATCGTCCCAGCGAAGATTTATCACGCGAAAATTGTGGCGAGAGCACCTTAATCGCGACTTGTCGGTCGAGAGTCAAATCTCTAGCCAGATAAATGACCCCCATGCCTCCGCGTCCGAGTTCTCGGACGATTTCAAATTTGTCGAGCTTCTCGCCGGGTGAAAGGACAGACATCGGAGCCGGAGTTTCAGAGTTGTCTTCTCCAGGTCCGATTACAGTATGTTCAGCGGGGCCAATCGACATTACTTGCTTTCGAAATCCTTCCGAACAGGATTGAGCAAATCTTGAAATCACGGAGGAAGGTGGCAGTTACTCAACAGTTCAAATGCACACATTAATATACACCAATTAGAATACATGTGATTTCGTGCTCAATCCAACCTGAAATTAGTGGACTTCCAAAAAACAAAGGATTAAGTTGACTGGAGTCCACTTGAACTGGCGAGTTTTTGGTCAATCGCACCCTTCATTTTCTGAAGCCCTGCGAGCATGTGGTCGCGAGGGCAGCCAAAATTAAATCGAACGTGCTGCCGGCTGCCAAAAGGTTCCCCATCAGTCAGAAACACACCGGCTTCTTTAGCAAAAAATTGACAAGGGTTGGAGAGGTTTAGTTCTGAGCAGTCAATCCAGTAAAGATATGTGGCTGCGTGCTCATGAATTTTCAAGATTGGCATTTCCTGACGAATGAAACTTGCCAGAACGTCACGATTCTCTCGTAGATATTCAATAAGATCCCGGCGCCATGGTTCTCCGTCTCGATAGGCAGCCTCGGCAGCTACCATTGCCAGCACATTGATCTCGGGCATTGTACAACCACGTGCCCGGTTGAAATCGCTACGAAGTTGATCATCCTCGATTACGGCAAAAGAGTATCCCAACCCGGCAATGTTATATGTTTTACTAGGTGCTTTCAGCGTGATAAGTCTCTTCCGCAACTCTTCTGGCAACTTGAGGGCACTGAAGTGGACCTGATCCGGCTCAAGGATGAGATCGCAATGAATTTCATCTGCGACGAGAACCAGTTGATGACGCTGACAGAACTCCGCAAGCTTGAGAATTTCTTCCTTGCTAAAAACTCGCCCGAGTGGATTTTGAGGATTGCAGAGGATGAGCACTTTCGTTCGCGAAGTGACTGCATTCTCCATGGCGTCCCAGTCGAATCGCCAGGTCACTTCATCGCGGATGTGTGGAACATCGATCACACTCGCACCGGCATCAGCTGCCACTTTGAAGAATGGATAGTACACCGGCGAATTGATCATGACCTTATCGCCAGGTTGACAAAACGCTCTGCAAGCCTGCGATAAAGCCGGAACCATACCAGGCAAATGGACCAAAGATTTCTCACTAATCTTCACTCCATCCACACGAGACAAATAATCCAATACCGCTTCTATTAAGCCTTTGTGCGGATGAGCATAGCCAAACACACCATGCTCAACTCTGTGCTGCATCGCCTCAACGACACAATCCGGTGAGGCGAAGTCCATATCCGCTACCCAGTATGGAATATAGTCAGGATAACGTTCCCATTTGACGGAGCCGGTGCCACGTCGCTCAGGGAGTTTATTAAAATCGAAGTCGGTTTCGGACATAAAACTTTTTGGGGTTTCTGGAATTTGATAGGATTAAACTGCAATACGAAGCGATTAAGACTTACCGAGGTTCGCTGGCATATGCTTCATACGCTTCGGCGATCTTGCCTGCTTTTTCGTCTCCTTTATGAAGGACAAAGCGGTGCAGAAGTTTGATGTTTTCTCCCTTTTCGAGATCAAAAGCGACATCGGGATTTGCGCTGTTGAACTGTTTGGATGCAAATGGGTTAGCTGTAAATAATCCATAGGACCGAACATGCCAACGGGTCGGGTGACGAAAACTATTGGGATGATCCAAAATGGCCACACCGACAGTCTCACCATCAACAGGGCCATTGTAGTCGCACCATTTCCCGGGCTGGCTCCAAGCTTCTTTGTCGGTTTGCCCTTCACTGTTG from Rubinisphaera italica includes the following:
- a CDS encoding sulfatase family protein, which encodes MANRPNILWYCTDQQRFDTIGALGNPYVQTPTLDKLVEAGVSFTHTYCQSPICTPSRSSFMTGLYPSRLHNTRNGNESFPGFPPVISKLIAESGYDCGMIGKFHLQSSGYRTEPRLDDGFSYWRFSHAPRDDWKEGHHYAEWVRSLGGNLNELRNRPERVPPEFHQTTWASECAIEFLKNKRDENTPWFLNISIYDPHPPFIPPKEYADRFDPSAMPGPYFQESDLAQQKRLSALDFQDEIRTPEEHDARQKQADYYAMIAQIDDQFARILQYLDETGQRENTVIIFTSDHGESLGDHGLMYKGCRFYEGLVRVPLIFQWAGHYEENIQSDALVELLDLTATLLDISGIEQPEYMQGKSLIPIVTGQSDAQHHRDFVRSEYFDALDPHFTGGTGTFGTMYRNRRYKLCVYHDKDLGELYDLQTDPWEFCDLWNSTEHEQIKHQLIYESFNAHVTLTTDMGSTRIAPM
- a CDS encoding DUF5690 family protein produces the protein MSDSTLSSTHADHNRSFWAIWSVIAAFGTYFCMYGFRKPFTAAGYAETELWGIGFKTIAVATQVIGYMLSKFIGIKVIAEMAPQKRAIAILMLIGAAEFSLALFGLCPRPWNAIFLFGNGLSLGMVFGLVLGFLEGRQLTEALVAGLCASFILADGVTKTVGTWLLNSGVTEDWMPFMAGLVFLAPLCIFVGMLTRIPPPNFDDLTDRSERHIMTRKERWDLFRRYSVGLTLLVAVYVLVTVLRSIRADFAPELWRLLGEPAAAETFTNSEILVAMGVLVVNGLAVIIRNNRLAFFVSLGTCCLGFLIISGVLLVHQTGQISAFPFMVMIGFGLYLPYVALHTTVFERLLAMTRERGNLGYLMYLADAFGYLGYVIVMISRNFYPDPDTFLHFFIILCWIAIALSLLCLIGTWYYFTDRRVKPATRIAMQHAD
- the phnX gene encoding phosphonoacetaldehyde hydrolase, producing MNSERSQVRLVVFDWAGTTVDFGSRAPATAFRKVFEAHSVMVTDDEARKPMGLNKREHLKSMLSEADIAKRWEEQHGNCWTEADVDQMYADFVPFQLQAIKETTKLVPGLTETVDQLRSQGIVIGGTTGYFREAAEAVATTAEAAGFVPEANVCADDVLQGRPAPWMIYEIMHQARVYPATCVVKVGDTIADIEAGLNAGCWSIGVCDSSSMTGLSHEEYSQLSAEERTTRLQQTAEQFLDAGAHAVIETLSDLPELIASINQQLIQNSQPCVISQTAIEMTSN
- a CDS encoding phosphonoacetaldehyde reductase, coding for MNQTTTESNDSSLDCFLFEEFIAQPDSKNHSQQVYLFENALRQLDSILKKRSVRRIFLVLDEMAWRSSGADEILDPVFATRQVTRFTKFEPNPKIEDVERGIAEFRRQEHDLIIALGGGTAIDLAKMIGAFSCQQEPARELATGAASLRGLGPALVAIPTTSGTGSEATHFAVVYVDGQKYSVAEPSLLPDIAMIDPFLTWSLPPAITSTTGLDAFCQAMESIWAVGATEESIGYATEAVVLAYKNLPQAIHDSTPESRLAMCRASHLAGKAINIGKTTLPHAISYAITSEYGIPHGAAVAMTLSGALAFNMGVTEKDCLHPRGSTHVKKQLKKILDLLGVADVQSACLAIREFMNRVGSPGTLEEAGIETEEELKHLAACVNLERMSNNPRTASPENLLEILNGEIFRN
- a CDS encoding alkaline phosphatase D family protein, which produces MLAVSAASFLPHSLRAAESEVLSGVGPMVGHVSETSAKIWFRPDQPGQYKLLVSTEDGESYERAFQAEASETQDLCITWVVTDLKPETHYQYSIIGKGTKSTEVNTFVTAPNANSKKKICLAFGSCADMASIPLWTQMEERGSEGLVLLGDTPYIDTTDLKTAREKHRQFLTVPELAKLIRHIPTWGTWDDHDFGRNDSDGRLPGKENTRQAFVEYRANDQFGQDSQGIYTKFRYGPTEVFLLDTRWFSRTEPSPVAPDKPTLLGKIQWEWLKESLRSSDAEFKIIACGMIWDDKENTESDDWGTYSHEREALFEFIGDQKISGVVLIGGDIHCSRLLKYKTEAQVGYPIHQFIVSPIHHRTIPKLNVPHPDLIKGAAIPHVWLRLEVDSTREPAQLHAEWVQMDGQPMWDITLDETELRRD
- a CDS encoding serine/threonine-protein kinase, which codes for MSIGPAEHTVIGPGEDNSETPAPMSVLSPGEKLDKFEIVRELGRGGMGVIYLARDLTLDRQVAIKVLSPQFSRDKSSLGRFLTEARSAGQLNHPNVVSVYEVVQRPEFGTYIVMEYLPNGSVAERLQNRVPSDTKWATAVVLDAAKGLAAAHEIGLTHRDIKPANLLVADHEVVKVGDFGLARAQRVEDARLTQNGQILGTPYFMSPEQCVGKEVDARSDLYSLGATYFTLLAGVSPFEESGSTMEIIVAHVNRPAPNLASLHPKIPGVCSRIVERALSKNPDDRYQTAEEMIADLEVILPILEEGTASVTFSYRGGKTNKLDSLVLPSERKDPPSSGSRSSILSRMTRRTSKNSDSQISRDSASRHSAIQLHSSPSSASKSIAEKNSSSDAIASHELQKSGSPLNRVVESPDHDRVREDVFTVEAGNVILAWPTGMTSQEVDGIERWFELMIEKLRHNSKPQ
- a CDS encoding MalY/PatB family protein, which gives rise to MSETDFDFNKLPERRGTGSVKWERYPDYIPYWVADMDFASPDCVVEAMQHRVEHGVFGYAHPHKGLIEAVLDYLSRVDGVKISEKSLVHLPGMVPALSQACRAFCQPGDKVMINSPVYYPFFKVAADAGASVIDVPHIRDEVTWRFDWDAMENAVTSRTKVLILCNPQNPLGRVFSKEEILKLAEFCQRHQLVLVADEIHCDLILEPDQVHFSALKLPEELRKRLITLKAPSKTYNIAGLGYSFAVIEDDQLRSDFNRARGCTMPEINVLAMVAAEAAYRDGEPWRRDLIEYLRENRDVLASFIRQEMPILKIHEHAATYLYWIDCSELNLSNPCQFFAKEAGVFLTDGEPFGSRQHVRFNFGCPRDHMLAGLQKMKGAIDQKLASSSGLQST